A stretch of Vigna angularis cultivar LongXiaoDou No.4 chromosome 4, ASM1680809v1, whole genome shotgun sequence DNA encodes these proteins:
- the LOC108323422 gene encoding uncharacterized protein LOC108323422 isoform X3: protein MVSTRRNSGSFSNANKRPSSSDDKTPSPSPKRQKVDNVAAASEKPMPPAENSKDLGMREPPADPGECESRDAQIAGDVNPDGKADPTPPIADGSTPTVVADKPRGSFSSWAIYQKQNPNFEASVPWCRLLSQSAQNPNVLICTPNFTIGSSRGCNFPLKDQTISGNLCKIKHTQREGSAVAVLESTGSKGSVVVNGTLLKKSTSYVLNSGDEVIFGLIGNHSYIFQQINPEVAVKAAEIQGGVSKFFQIERRAGDPSAVAGASILASLSSLRPDLTRWKSPSQTAGKPIQGTDVPSHSVLPDGTETGLEGVEGNSVPNIATDKAADVGASDKNLPMDCDSDDAGTEAGNVKISGVNAFLGPFFRILAGSTCKVKLSKSIFKQVFEERHGTRDVQAASTSGTSVRSAVFKEDVHAAILDRNEIEVSFDNFPYYLSENTKNVLIAACFIHLKHREHAKYTTDLTTINPRILLSGPAGSEIYQEMLAKALAKHFGAKLLIFDSHSLLGGLTSKEAELLKDGFSADKSCGCAKQSPLTTDMAGSMDPPVSEPETQNSSNAPTPCGFESQLKFEADNLPSTSGASKTCVFKLGDRVKYSSYSGGIYQLQTISTSNHIYRGPPNGSRGKVVLLFDDNPLSKIGVRFDKPIPDGVDLGGCCEGGQGFFCHVNDLRLENSGIEELDKLLINTLFEVVVSESRNEPFILFMKDAEKSIVGNGDPFSFKSRLENLPDNVVVIGSHTHTDSRKEKSHPGGLLFTKFGSNQTALLDLAFPDSFGRLHDRGKEVPKPNKTLTKLFPNKVTIHMPQDEVLLASWKQQLDRDVETLKIKGNLHNLRSVLSRCGVECEGLESLCIKDQTLSIENAEKIVGWAISRHLMQNAETDPDAKLVLSCESIQYGIGILQSIQNESKSLKKSLKDIVTENEFEKRLLADVIPPNDIGVTFEDIGALENVKDTLKELVMLPLQRPELFCKGQLTKPCKGILLFGPPGTGKTMLAKAVATEAGANFINISMSSITSKWFGEGEKYVKAVFSLASKIAPSVIFVDEVDSMLGRRENPGEHEAMRKMKNEFMVNWDGLRTKDTERVLVLAATNRPFDLDEAVIRRLPRRLMVNLPDAPNRAKILKVILAKEDLSSGLDLNAIASMTDGYSGSDLKNLCVTAAHCPIKEILEKEKKEQAAALAEGRPAPAISGSADIRSLNMEDFKYAHQQVCASVSSESVNMTELQQWNELYGEGGSRVKRTLSYFM, encoded by the exons ATGGTTTCAACGAGACGCAACAGTGGATCTTTCTCCAACGCCAACAAGAGGCCGTCTTCTTCTGACGACAAAACTCCCTCCCCTTCCCCCAAGCGCCAAAAg GTCGACAATGTTGCTGCCGCCTCGGAGAAACCGATGCCGCCGGCGGAAAATTCCAAGGATTTGGGCATGCGGGAGCCTCCCGCTGATCCCGGAGAATGCGAATCTCGAGACGCTCAGATCGCCGGTGACGTCAATCCAGACGGCAAGGCCGATCCCACGCCGCCGATCGCCGATG GTTCTACACCGACTGTGGTTGCTGATAAACCTAGGGGTTCGTTCTCTTCTTGGGCTATATATCAGAAGCAAAACCCGAATTTCGAGGCTTCTGTTCCCTGGTGCAGACTCTTGTCTCAATCTGCGCAg AATCCCAATGTTTTAATTTGCACACCCAACTTTACTATTGGGTCTAGTAGGGGTTGCAATTTCCCGTTGAAGGACCAGACTATAAGTGGAAATTTGTGCAAGATCAAACACACGCAG CGCGAGGGAAGTGCTGTGGCCGTGCTAGAAAGTACGGGTAGCAAAGGATCGGTGGTAGTGAATGGCACGCTCCTCAAGAAGAGTACCAGTTATGTGCTTAACTCGGGGGACGAGGTGATTTTTGGTTTGATTGGGAATCATTCTTAT ATTTTTCAGCAAATAAATCCTGAAGTTGCAGTTAAGGCTGCAGAAATTCAGGGTGGTGTCAGCAAGTTTTTCCAGATTGAAAGGAGGGCTGGAGACCCTTCAGCCGTGGCTGGAGCTTCTATTCTGGCTTCTCTTTCCAGCCTCAGACCGGATCTTACAAGATGGAAGTCTCCATCTCAGACTGCTGGTAAACCTATTCAGGGTACTGATGTTCCTAGTCATTCTGTTCTCCCTGATGGTACAGAGACCGGGCTCGAAGGTGTGGAAGGCAACTCTGTTCCAAATATAGCGACAGATAAAGCTGCTGATGTTGGAGCAAGTGACAAGAATTTGCCTATGGATTGCGATTCAGATGATGCTGGCACAGAGGCAGGCAATGTAAAAATCTCTGGGGTGAATGCTTTCCTAGGGCCTTTCTTCAGGATTCTAGCTGGATCTACTTGTAAAGTGAAATTGAGCAAAAGTATCTTTAAACAGGTATTCGAAGAAAGACATGGGACGAGGGATGTGCAAGCTGCATCGACTTCCGGTACTTCTGTTCGCAGTGCAGTTTTTAAAGAGGATGTTCATGCTGCAATACTTGATAGGAATGAAATAGAAGTGTCCTTTGACAACTTCCCTTACTACTTAAG TGAGAATACAAAAAATGTTCTAATTGCAGCTTGCTTTATACACCTGAAGCATAGAGAACATGCAAAGTACACCACTGATCTTACAACCATAAACCCTCGTATTCTACTTTCAGGACCTGCAG GGTCAGAAATATATCAGGAGATGTTGGCAAAAGCACTTGCGAAACACTTTGGAGCTAAATTGCTCATATTTGATAGCCATTCGCTTTTGGGT GGTTTAACTTCCAAGGAAGCTGAGCTGCTCAAAGATGGATTTAGTGCTGATAAATCCTGTGGCTGTGCTAAACAAAGTCCTTTAACTACAGACATGGCTGGGAGCATGGATCCACCAGTTAGTGAACCAGAGACACAGAACTCCTCAAATGCACCTACTCCATGTGGTTTTGAGTCTCAACTTAAGTTTGAAGCTGATAATTTACCATCTACATCTGGGGCATCTAAAACTTGTGTGTTTAAACTAG GTGACAGGGTAAAATACAGTTCATATTCTGGGGGAATATATCAGCTTCAGACAATTTCTACAAG CAATCACATATACAGGGGTCCACCTAATGGAAGTCGGGGGAAGGTTGTCTTACTTTTCGATGATAATCCCTTGTCAAAAATTGGTGTAAGATTTGATAAACCCATACCTGATGGAGTTGACCTTGGAGGTTGCTGTGAGGGTGGTCAAGGATTTTTCTGCCATG TGAATGATCTTCGGTTGGAAAACAGTGGCATTGAAGAACTTGACAAATTACTCATTAATACATTATTTGAG GTTGTGGTCAGTGAGAGCAGAAATGAACCCTTCATTTTGTTCATGAAAGATGCAGAGAAGTCTATAGTAGGAAACGGAGatccattttcatttaaaagtAGGCTTGAAAATCTTCCGGACAACGTGGTGGTAATAGGTTCACATACTCACACTGACAGTCGCAAAGAGAAG TCACATCCTGGGGGTTTACTTTTTACGAAGTTTGGCAGTAATCAGACGGCTCTTCTTGATTTGGCTTTCCCC gATAGTTTTGGAAGATTGCATGACAGGGGAAAGGAGGTCCCAAAGCCAAACAAAACCTTAACTAAACTTTTCCCGAATAAAGTGACAATTCACATGCCACAG GATGAAGTACTTCTAGCATCTTGGAAGCAGCAACTTGATCGAGATGTTGAGACTCTTAAAATTAAAGGAAATTTGCACAATTTACGTTCT GTTTTGAGCCGTTGTGGGGTGGAATGTGAAGGGCTTGAATCCTTGTGCATTAAGGATCAAACACTTAGTATTGAAA ATGCAGAGAAGATTGTTGGTTGGGCTATAAGCCGACATCTCATGCAGAATGCTGAAACTGATCCTGATGCAAAGCTTGTGTTGTCTTGTGAgag CATCCAGTATGGAATTGGCATCTTACAGTCTATCCAGAATGAGTCAAAAAGCCTGAAGAAGTCTCTTAAG GATATTGTAACAGAAAATGAGTTTGAAAAGAGGCTTTTGGCTGATGTTATTCCACCTAACGACATTGGTGTTACTTTTGAGGATATTGGAGCTCTTGAAAATGTCAAGGATACATTGAAGGAATTGGTTATGCTTCCTTTACAGAGGCCTGAGTTATTTTGCAAAGGGCAATTAACCAAG CCATGCAAGGGCATTCTTTTATTTGGTCCTCCTGGAACAGGCAAGACAATGCTTGCAAAGGCAGTTGCTACCGAAGCTGGTGCAAATTTCATCAACATTTCCATGTCGAGTATCACATCTAAG TGGTTTGGTGAGGGCGAAAAATATGTGAAAGCTGTTTTTTCCCTGGCAAGTAAAATTGCTCCTAGCGTGATATTTGTTGACGAA GTTGATAGCATGTTGGGCAGGAGGGAAAATCCTGGGGAGCATGAGGCCATGCgaaagatgaaaaatgaattcATGGTGAATTGGGATGGCTTACGCACGAAGGATACTGAGAGAGTTCTGGTGCTTGCAGCCACTAATAGGCCTTTTGACCTAGATGAAGCTGTCATAAGGAGGCTGCCTCGGAG GTTAATGGTAAATTTGCCAGATGCTCCAAATAGAGCAAAAATATTGAAAGTCATACTGGCAAAAGAAGATTTGTCTTCTGGTCTTGATTTGAATGCAATTGCAAGTATGACTGATGGATATTCCGGAAGTGACCTTAAG AATTTGTGTGTAACTGCTGCACATTGTCCAATTAAAGAGATATTAGAGAAGGAAAAAAAG GAACAGGCTGCTGCTCTGGCAGAAGGTAGACCTGCTCCAGCAATAAGTGGAAGTGCAGATATCCGATCTTTAAACATGGAAGATTTCAAGTATGCTCATCAACAG GTGTGTGCAAGCGTTTCCTCTGAATCCGTAAATATGACGGAGCTTCAACAATGGAATGAACTATACGGTGAAGGTGGTTCAAGAGTAAAAAGAACATTAAGCTATTTCATGTGA
- the LOC108323422 gene encoding uncharacterized protein LOC108323422 isoform X5, whose product MVSTRRNSGSFSNANKRPSSSDDKTPSPSPKRQKVDNVAAASEKPMPPAENSKDLGMREPPADPGECESRDAQIAGDVNPDGKADPTPPIADGSTPTVVADKPRGSFSSWAIYQKQNPNFEASVPWCRLLSQSAQNPNVLICTPNFTIGSSRGCNFPLKDQTISGNLCKIKHTQREGSAVAVLESTGSKGSVVVNGTLLKKSTSYVLNSGDEVIFGLIGNHSYIFQQINPEVAVKAAEIQGGVSKFFQIERRAGDPSAVAGASILASLSSLRPDLTRWKSPSQTAGKPIQGTDVPSHSVLPDGTETGLEGVEGNSVPNIATDKAADVGASDKNLPMDCDSDDAGTEAGNVKISGVNAFLGPFFRILAGSTCKVKLSKSIFKQVFEERHGTRDVQAASTSGTSVRSAVFKEDVHAAILDRNEIEVSFDNFPYYLSENTKNVLIAACFIHLKHREHAKYTTDLTTINPRILLSGPAGSEIYQEMLAKALAKHFGAKLLIFDSHSLLGGLTSKEAELLKDGFSADKSCGCAKQSPLTTDMAGSMDPPVSEPETQNSSNAPTPCGFESQLKFEADNLPSTSGASKTCVFKLGDRVKYSSYSGGIYQLQTISTRGPPNGSRGKVVLLFDDNPLSKIGVRFDKPIPDGVDLGGCCEGGQGFFCHVNDLRLENSGIEELDKLLINTLFEVVVSESRNEPFILFMKDAEKSIVGNGDPFSFKSRLENLPDNVVVIGSHTHTDSRKEKSHPGGLLFTKFGSNQTALLDLAFPDSFGRLHDRGKEVPKPNKTLTKLFPNKVTIHMPQDEVLLASWKQQLDRDVETLKIKGNLHNLRSVLSRCGVECEGLESLCIKDQTLSIENAEKIVGWAISRHLMQNAETDPDAKLVLSCESIQYGIGILQSIQNESKSLKKSLKDIVTENEFEKRLLADVIPPNDIGVTFEDIGALENVKDTLKELVMLPLQRPELFCKGQLTKPCKGILLFGPPGTGKTMLAKAVATEAGANFINISMSSITSKWFGEGEKYVKAVFSLASKIAPSVIFVDEVDSMLGRRENPGEHEAMRKMKNEFMVNWDGLRTKDTERVLVLAATNRPFDLDEAVIRRLPRRLMVNLPDAPNRAKILKVILAKEDLSSGLDLNAIASMTDGYSGSDLKNLCVTAAHCPIKEILEKEKKEQAAALAEGRPAPAISGSADIRSLNMEDFKYAHQQVCASVSSESVNMTELQQWNELYGEGGSRVKRTLSYFM is encoded by the exons ATGGTTTCAACGAGACGCAACAGTGGATCTTTCTCCAACGCCAACAAGAGGCCGTCTTCTTCTGACGACAAAACTCCCTCCCCTTCCCCCAAGCGCCAAAAg GTCGACAATGTTGCTGCCGCCTCGGAGAAACCGATGCCGCCGGCGGAAAATTCCAAGGATTTGGGCATGCGGGAGCCTCCCGCTGATCCCGGAGAATGCGAATCTCGAGACGCTCAGATCGCCGGTGACGTCAATCCAGACGGCAAGGCCGATCCCACGCCGCCGATCGCCGATG GTTCTACACCGACTGTGGTTGCTGATAAACCTAGGGGTTCGTTCTCTTCTTGGGCTATATATCAGAAGCAAAACCCGAATTTCGAGGCTTCTGTTCCCTGGTGCAGACTCTTGTCTCAATCTGCGCAg AATCCCAATGTTTTAATTTGCACACCCAACTTTACTATTGGGTCTAGTAGGGGTTGCAATTTCCCGTTGAAGGACCAGACTATAAGTGGAAATTTGTGCAAGATCAAACACACGCAG CGCGAGGGAAGTGCTGTGGCCGTGCTAGAAAGTACGGGTAGCAAAGGATCGGTGGTAGTGAATGGCACGCTCCTCAAGAAGAGTACCAGTTATGTGCTTAACTCGGGGGACGAGGTGATTTTTGGTTTGATTGGGAATCATTCTTAT ATTTTTCAGCAAATAAATCCTGAAGTTGCAGTTAAGGCTGCAGAAATTCAGGGTGGTGTCAGCAAGTTTTTCCAGATTGAAAGGAGGGCTGGAGACCCTTCAGCCGTGGCTGGAGCTTCTATTCTGGCTTCTCTTTCCAGCCTCAGACCGGATCTTACAAGATGGAAGTCTCCATCTCAGACTGCTGGTAAACCTATTCAGGGTACTGATGTTCCTAGTCATTCTGTTCTCCCTGATGGTACAGAGACCGGGCTCGAAGGTGTGGAAGGCAACTCTGTTCCAAATATAGCGACAGATAAAGCTGCTGATGTTGGAGCAAGTGACAAGAATTTGCCTATGGATTGCGATTCAGATGATGCTGGCACAGAGGCAGGCAATGTAAAAATCTCTGGGGTGAATGCTTTCCTAGGGCCTTTCTTCAGGATTCTAGCTGGATCTACTTGTAAAGTGAAATTGAGCAAAAGTATCTTTAAACAGGTATTCGAAGAAAGACATGGGACGAGGGATGTGCAAGCTGCATCGACTTCCGGTACTTCTGTTCGCAGTGCAGTTTTTAAAGAGGATGTTCATGCTGCAATACTTGATAGGAATGAAATAGAAGTGTCCTTTGACAACTTCCCTTACTACTTAAG TGAGAATACAAAAAATGTTCTAATTGCAGCTTGCTTTATACACCTGAAGCATAGAGAACATGCAAAGTACACCACTGATCTTACAACCATAAACCCTCGTATTCTACTTTCAGGACCTGCAG GGTCAGAAATATATCAGGAGATGTTGGCAAAAGCACTTGCGAAACACTTTGGAGCTAAATTGCTCATATTTGATAGCCATTCGCTTTTGGGT GGTTTAACTTCCAAGGAAGCTGAGCTGCTCAAAGATGGATTTAGTGCTGATAAATCCTGTGGCTGTGCTAAACAAAGTCCTTTAACTACAGACATGGCTGGGAGCATGGATCCACCAGTTAGTGAACCAGAGACACAGAACTCCTCAAATGCACCTACTCCATGTGGTTTTGAGTCTCAACTTAAGTTTGAAGCTGATAATTTACCATCTACATCTGGGGCATCTAAAACTTGTGTGTTTAAACTAG GTGACAGGGTAAAATACAGTTCATATTCTGGGGGAATATATCAGCTTCAGACAATTTCTACAAG GGGTCCACCTAATGGAAGTCGGGGGAAGGTTGTCTTACTTTTCGATGATAATCCCTTGTCAAAAATTGGTGTAAGATTTGATAAACCCATACCTGATGGAGTTGACCTTGGAGGTTGCTGTGAGGGTGGTCAAGGATTTTTCTGCCATG TGAATGATCTTCGGTTGGAAAACAGTGGCATTGAAGAACTTGACAAATTACTCATTAATACATTATTTGAG GTTGTGGTCAGTGAGAGCAGAAATGAACCCTTCATTTTGTTCATGAAAGATGCAGAGAAGTCTATAGTAGGAAACGGAGatccattttcatttaaaagtAGGCTTGAAAATCTTCCGGACAACGTGGTGGTAATAGGTTCACATACTCACACTGACAGTCGCAAAGAGAAG TCACATCCTGGGGGTTTACTTTTTACGAAGTTTGGCAGTAATCAGACGGCTCTTCTTGATTTGGCTTTCCCC gATAGTTTTGGAAGATTGCATGACAGGGGAAAGGAGGTCCCAAAGCCAAACAAAACCTTAACTAAACTTTTCCCGAATAAAGTGACAATTCACATGCCACAG GATGAAGTACTTCTAGCATCTTGGAAGCAGCAACTTGATCGAGATGTTGAGACTCTTAAAATTAAAGGAAATTTGCACAATTTACGTTCT GTTTTGAGCCGTTGTGGGGTGGAATGTGAAGGGCTTGAATCCTTGTGCATTAAGGATCAAACACTTAGTATTGAAA ATGCAGAGAAGATTGTTGGTTGGGCTATAAGCCGACATCTCATGCAGAATGCTGAAACTGATCCTGATGCAAAGCTTGTGTTGTCTTGTGAgag CATCCAGTATGGAATTGGCATCTTACAGTCTATCCAGAATGAGTCAAAAAGCCTGAAGAAGTCTCTTAAG GATATTGTAACAGAAAATGAGTTTGAAAAGAGGCTTTTGGCTGATGTTATTCCACCTAACGACATTGGTGTTACTTTTGAGGATATTGGAGCTCTTGAAAATGTCAAGGATACATTGAAGGAATTGGTTATGCTTCCTTTACAGAGGCCTGAGTTATTTTGCAAAGGGCAATTAACCAAG CCATGCAAGGGCATTCTTTTATTTGGTCCTCCTGGAACAGGCAAGACAATGCTTGCAAAGGCAGTTGCTACCGAAGCTGGTGCAAATTTCATCAACATTTCCATGTCGAGTATCACATCTAAG TGGTTTGGTGAGGGCGAAAAATATGTGAAAGCTGTTTTTTCCCTGGCAAGTAAAATTGCTCCTAGCGTGATATTTGTTGACGAA GTTGATAGCATGTTGGGCAGGAGGGAAAATCCTGGGGAGCATGAGGCCATGCgaaagatgaaaaatgaattcATGGTGAATTGGGATGGCTTACGCACGAAGGATACTGAGAGAGTTCTGGTGCTTGCAGCCACTAATAGGCCTTTTGACCTAGATGAAGCTGTCATAAGGAGGCTGCCTCGGAG GTTAATGGTAAATTTGCCAGATGCTCCAAATAGAGCAAAAATATTGAAAGTCATACTGGCAAAAGAAGATTTGTCTTCTGGTCTTGATTTGAATGCAATTGCAAGTATGACTGATGGATATTCCGGAAGTGACCTTAAG AATTTGTGTGTAACTGCTGCACATTGTCCAATTAAAGAGATATTAGAGAAGGAAAAAAAG GAACAGGCTGCTGCTCTGGCAGAAGGTAGACCTGCTCCAGCAATAAGTGGAAGTGCAGATATCCGATCTTTAAACATGGAAGATTTCAAGTATGCTCATCAACAG GTGTGTGCAAGCGTTTCCTCTGAATCCGTAAATATGACGGAGCTTCAACAATGGAATGAACTATACGGTGAAGGTGGTTCAAGAGTAAAAAGAACATTAAGCTATTTCATGTGA
- the LOC108323422 gene encoding uncharacterized protein LOC108323422 isoform X7 gives MVSTRRNSGSFSNANKRPSSSDDKTPSPSPKRQKVDNVAAASEKPMPPAENSKDLGMREPPADPGECESRDAQIAGDVNPDGKADPTPPIADGSTPTVVADKPRGSFSSWAIYQKQNPNFEASVPWCRLLSQSAQNPNVLICTPNFTIGSSRGCNFPLKDQTISGNLCKIKHTQREGSAVAVLESTGSKGSVVVNGTLLKKSTSYVLNSGDEQINPEVAVKAAEIQGGVSKFFQIERRAGDPSAVAGASILASLSSLRPDLTRWKSPSQTAGKPIQGTDVPSHSVLPDGTETGLEGVEGNSVPNIATDKAADVGASDKNLPMDCDSDDAGTEAGNVKISGVNAFLGPFFRILAGSTCKVKLSKSIFKQVFEERHGTRDVQAASTSGTSVRSAVFKEDVHAAILDRNEIEVSFDNFPYYLSENTKNVLIAACFIHLKHREHAKYTTDLTTINPRILLSGPAGSEIYQEMLAKALAKHFGAKLLIFDSHSLLGGLTSKEAELLKDGFSADKSCGCAKQSPLTTDMAGSMDPPVSEPETQNSSNAPTPCGFESQLKFEADNLPSTSGASKTCVFKLGDRVKYSSYSGGIYQLQTISTRYSNHIYRGPPNGSRGKVVLLFDDNPLSKIGVRFDKPIPDGVDLGGCCEGGQGFFCHVNDLRLENSGIEELDKLLINTLFEVVVSESRNEPFILFMKDAEKSIVGNGDPFSFKSRLENLPDNVVVIGSHTHTDSRKEKSHPGGLLFTKFGSNQTALLDLAFPDSFGRLHDRGKEVPKPNKTLTKLFPNKVTIHMPQDEVLLASWKQQLDRDVETLKIKGNLHNLRSVLSRCGVECEGLESLCIKDQTLSIENAEKIVGWAISRHLMQNAETDPDAKLVLSCESIQYGIGILQSIQNESKSLKKSLKDIVTENEFEKRLLADVIPPNDIGVTFEDIGALENVKDTLKELVMLPLQRPELFCKGQLTKPCKGILLFGPPGTGKTMLAKAVATEAGANFINISMSSITSKWFGEGEKYVKAVFSLASKIAPSVIFVDEVDSMLGRRENPGEHEAMRKMKNEFMVNWDGLRTKDTERVLVLAATNRPFDLDEAVIRRLPRRLMVNLPDAPNRAKILKVILAKEDLSSGLDLNAIASMTDGYSGSDLKNLCVTAAHCPIKEILEKEKKEQAAALAEGRPAPAISGSADIRSLNMEDFKYAHQQVCASVSSESVNMTELQQWNELYGEGGSRVKRTLSYFM, from the exons ATGGTTTCAACGAGACGCAACAGTGGATCTTTCTCCAACGCCAACAAGAGGCCGTCTTCTTCTGACGACAAAACTCCCTCCCCTTCCCCCAAGCGCCAAAAg GTCGACAATGTTGCTGCCGCCTCGGAGAAACCGATGCCGCCGGCGGAAAATTCCAAGGATTTGGGCATGCGGGAGCCTCCCGCTGATCCCGGAGAATGCGAATCTCGAGACGCTCAGATCGCCGGTGACGTCAATCCAGACGGCAAGGCCGATCCCACGCCGCCGATCGCCGATG GTTCTACACCGACTGTGGTTGCTGATAAACCTAGGGGTTCGTTCTCTTCTTGGGCTATATATCAGAAGCAAAACCCGAATTTCGAGGCTTCTGTTCCCTGGTGCAGACTCTTGTCTCAATCTGCGCAg AATCCCAATGTTTTAATTTGCACACCCAACTTTACTATTGGGTCTAGTAGGGGTTGCAATTTCCCGTTGAAGGACCAGACTATAAGTGGAAATTTGTGCAAGATCAAACACACGCAG CGCGAGGGAAGTGCTGTGGCCGTGCTAGAAAGTACGGGTAGCAAAGGATCGGTGGTAGTGAATGGCACGCTCCTCAAGAAGAGTACCAGTTATGTGCTTAACTCGGGGGACGAG CAAATAAATCCTGAAGTTGCAGTTAAGGCTGCAGAAATTCAGGGTGGTGTCAGCAAGTTTTTCCAGATTGAAAGGAGGGCTGGAGACCCTTCAGCCGTGGCTGGAGCTTCTATTCTGGCTTCTCTTTCCAGCCTCAGACCGGATCTTACAAGATGGAAGTCTCCATCTCAGACTGCTGGTAAACCTATTCAGGGTACTGATGTTCCTAGTCATTCTGTTCTCCCTGATGGTACAGAGACCGGGCTCGAAGGTGTGGAAGGCAACTCTGTTCCAAATATAGCGACAGATAAAGCTGCTGATGTTGGAGCAAGTGACAAGAATTTGCCTATGGATTGCGATTCAGATGATGCTGGCACAGAGGCAGGCAATGTAAAAATCTCTGGGGTGAATGCTTTCCTAGGGCCTTTCTTCAGGATTCTAGCTGGATCTACTTGTAAAGTGAAATTGAGCAAAAGTATCTTTAAACAGGTATTCGAAGAAAGACATGGGACGAGGGATGTGCAAGCTGCATCGACTTCCGGTACTTCTGTTCGCAGTGCAGTTTTTAAAGAGGATGTTCATGCTGCAATACTTGATAGGAATGAAATAGAAGTGTCCTTTGACAACTTCCCTTACTACTTAAG TGAGAATACAAAAAATGTTCTAATTGCAGCTTGCTTTATACACCTGAAGCATAGAGAACATGCAAAGTACACCACTGATCTTACAACCATAAACCCTCGTATTCTACTTTCAGGACCTGCAG GGTCAGAAATATATCAGGAGATGTTGGCAAAAGCACTTGCGAAACACTTTGGAGCTAAATTGCTCATATTTGATAGCCATTCGCTTTTGGGT GGTTTAACTTCCAAGGAAGCTGAGCTGCTCAAAGATGGATTTAGTGCTGATAAATCCTGTGGCTGTGCTAAACAAAGTCCTTTAACTACAGACATGGCTGGGAGCATGGATCCACCAGTTAGTGAACCAGAGACACAGAACTCCTCAAATGCACCTACTCCATGTGGTTTTGAGTCTCAACTTAAGTTTGAAGCTGATAATTTACCATCTACATCTGGGGCATCTAAAACTTGTGTGTTTAAACTAG GTGACAGGGTAAAATACAGTTCATATTCTGGGGGAATATATCAGCTTCAGACAATTTCTACAAGGTACAG CAATCACATATACAGGGGTCCACCTAATGGAAGTCGGGGGAAGGTTGTCTTACTTTTCGATGATAATCCCTTGTCAAAAATTGGTGTAAGATTTGATAAACCCATACCTGATGGAGTTGACCTTGGAGGTTGCTGTGAGGGTGGTCAAGGATTTTTCTGCCATG TGAATGATCTTCGGTTGGAAAACAGTGGCATTGAAGAACTTGACAAATTACTCATTAATACATTATTTGAG GTTGTGGTCAGTGAGAGCAGAAATGAACCCTTCATTTTGTTCATGAAAGATGCAGAGAAGTCTATAGTAGGAAACGGAGatccattttcatttaaaagtAGGCTTGAAAATCTTCCGGACAACGTGGTGGTAATAGGTTCACATACTCACACTGACAGTCGCAAAGAGAAG TCACATCCTGGGGGTTTACTTTTTACGAAGTTTGGCAGTAATCAGACGGCTCTTCTTGATTTGGCTTTCCCC gATAGTTTTGGAAGATTGCATGACAGGGGAAAGGAGGTCCCAAAGCCAAACAAAACCTTAACTAAACTTTTCCCGAATAAAGTGACAATTCACATGCCACAG GATGAAGTACTTCTAGCATCTTGGAAGCAGCAACTTGATCGAGATGTTGAGACTCTTAAAATTAAAGGAAATTTGCACAATTTACGTTCT GTTTTGAGCCGTTGTGGGGTGGAATGTGAAGGGCTTGAATCCTTGTGCATTAAGGATCAAACACTTAGTATTGAAA ATGCAGAGAAGATTGTTGGTTGGGCTATAAGCCGACATCTCATGCAGAATGCTGAAACTGATCCTGATGCAAAGCTTGTGTTGTCTTGTGAgag CATCCAGTATGGAATTGGCATCTTACAGTCTATCCAGAATGAGTCAAAAAGCCTGAAGAAGTCTCTTAAG GATATTGTAACAGAAAATGAGTTTGAAAAGAGGCTTTTGGCTGATGTTATTCCACCTAACGACATTGGTGTTACTTTTGAGGATATTGGAGCTCTTGAAAATGTCAAGGATACATTGAAGGAATTGGTTATGCTTCCTTTACAGAGGCCTGAGTTATTTTGCAAAGGGCAATTAACCAAG CCATGCAAGGGCATTCTTTTATTTGGTCCTCCTGGAACAGGCAAGACAATGCTTGCAAAGGCAGTTGCTACCGAAGCTGGTGCAAATTTCATCAACATTTCCATGTCGAGTATCACATCTAAG TGGTTTGGTGAGGGCGAAAAATATGTGAAAGCTGTTTTTTCCCTGGCAAGTAAAATTGCTCCTAGCGTGATATTTGTTGACGAA GTTGATAGCATGTTGGGCAGGAGGGAAAATCCTGGGGAGCATGAGGCCATGCgaaagatgaaaaatgaattcATGGTGAATTGGGATGGCTTACGCACGAAGGATACTGAGAGAGTTCTGGTGCTTGCAGCCACTAATAGGCCTTTTGACCTAGATGAAGCTGTCATAAGGAGGCTGCCTCGGAG GTTAATGGTAAATTTGCCAGATGCTCCAAATAGAGCAAAAATATTGAAAGTCATACTGGCAAAAGAAGATTTGTCTTCTGGTCTTGATTTGAATGCAATTGCAAGTATGACTGATGGATATTCCGGAAGTGACCTTAAG AATTTGTGTGTAACTGCTGCACATTGTCCAATTAAAGAGATATTAGAGAAGGAAAAAAAG GAACAGGCTGCTGCTCTGGCAGAAGGTAGACCTGCTCCAGCAATAAGTGGAAGTGCAGATATCCGATCTTTAAACATGGAAGATTTCAAGTATGCTCATCAACAG GTGTGTGCAAGCGTTTCCTCTGAATCCGTAAATATGACGGAGCTTCAACAATGGAATGAACTATACGGTGAAGGTGGTTCAAGAGTAAAAAGAACATTAAGCTATTTCATGTGA